Proteins co-encoded in one Gossypium arboreum isolate Shixiya-1 chromosome 11, ASM2569848v2, whole genome shotgun sequence genomic window:
- the LOC108470600 gene encoding uncharacterized protein LOC108470600, giving the protein MKMDTTLLDKDMEDNEEGSAEQLPVSCSFLNEIFGDPEVVPRVGYQYQAQVPPLVEDWRGLQVVKESLDSKDIVNVSNPIPMGLPIPIFWTKTEVERLNGAFEFENSKERCFTSCHGCAEYKVESLYSALGDQKDKEGYMELHPTTRSKMYVDLLFLQEPNSKVKRVDRGFCPLPDTSNEVWKDIECDGFLLGLYIFGKNLILVKDFVGSKEMGEILSFYYGKFYGSDGYCRWSECRKLRSKRCIHGQKLFTGWRQQELLSRLFSHLSKECQDMLSEVSKTFGEGKVSFEEYVFTIKNAVGLGMLIEAIGIGKGKRDLTTMELVKANHVVSSRPEIPIGKACSALTSADIIKFLTGDFRLSKARSSDLFWEAVWPRLLARGWHSEQAKDQVFAGLKNSLVFLIPGVKKFSRRRLVKGNHYFDSVTDVLNKVASEPGLLDLEIEVPEGSRENQENKWEPVINQAPDFVVNKHNRYLKPRNSGCNRDLMKFMIVDTSLVQRDEQSKVRELRSLPLEATSLSHPTDTSSDSEEDTSDDSEDEAEETSTSNAVEAVVDGGECVDFSDCVNSNSNIGIPCASDRIRSLENHGSHDTSLLLDDEENVMKYNSRQKVPSSSSKYTTPLIRQQNSTDGQSSCGVGNIASYRMSNEEYSHCRFNQPDACQDMVFQTGSVNLLPATSLSKGNADEDEYSTKTQSHTLIDLNVPQVSIGFESDGPLITETVQNSDKCPHVLFFQSEIMVRPELLRHPDKVAEINQHTTMHNRRQSTRNRPLTTKALEALECGFFSPVRKRKAAGAPQNNSRRVRGRPVVSSLFRNGANNPNIEES; this is encoded by the exons ATGAAG ATGGATACCACTCTTTTGGATAAAGACATGGAGGACAATGAAGAGGGGTCTGCTGAACAATTACCTGTGTCGTGTTCGTTTTTAAACGAAATTTTTGGAGATCCAGAGGTGGTTCCTCGTGTTGGATATCAATACCAAGCACAAGTTCCACCATTAGTTGAAGATTGGCGTGGTTTACAGGTTGTAAAGGAATCACTTGATTCAAAAGACATAGTGAATGTGTCAAACCCTATTCCAATGGGATTGCCAATCCCTATTTTCTGGACAAAGACCGAGGTTGAAAGATTAAACGGTGCATTCGAATTTGAAAACAGCAAAGAGAGATGCTTTACATCATGCCATGGATGTGCAGAATACAAAGTTGAAAGTCTGTATTCTGCACTAGGTGATCAGAAAGACAAGGAAGGGTATATGGAACTTCATCCTACAACCAGATCGAAGATGTACGTTGATTTACTCTTTCTGCAGGAACCAAATTCTAAGGTGAAACGGGTGGATAGAGGTTTCTGTCCTCTTCCGGACACTTCAAATGAAGTATGGAAGGATATCGAATGTGACGGTTTTCTTCTTGGGTTATACATCTTTGGAAAAAATCTTATCCTTGTGAAAGATTTTGTTGGGAGTAAAGAGATGGGAGAGATTTTGTCTTTCTACTATGGAAAATTTTACGGGTCTGATGGATACTGTAGATGGTCAGAATGCCGAAAGTTAAGAAGCAAAAGGTGCATTCATGGACAAAAGTTGTTCACAGGATGGCGGCAGCAGGAGTTGTTATCGAGATTATTTTCTCATCTTTCAAAAGAATGTCAAGACATGTTGTCTGAG GTTTCTAAGACATTTGGTGAGGGAAAAGTTTCCTTCGAGGAATACGTGTTTACTATAAAGAATGCAGTTGGCCTTGGTATGCTCATAGAAGCTATAGGTATTGGCAAAGGAAAGAGAGACCTGACTACCATGGAGCTAGTAAAAGCCAATCATGTAGTTTCCTCGCGTCCTGAAATACCAATTGGCAAAGCATGTTCTGCTCTTACCTCAGCAGATATTATCAAGTTTTTAACAGGAGATTTTAGGTTGAGCAAAGCTAGATCCAGCGATCTTTTCTGGGAAGCCGTTTGGCCTCGCCTGTTAGCCAGAGGTTGGCACTCTGAACAGGCAAAGGATCAGGTTTTTGCTGGTTTGAAGAACTCTCTTGTGTTCCTTATACCCGGTGTAAAGAAGTTTTCAAGGCGGAGACTAGTGAAAGGGAACCATTATTTTGATTCTGTTACTGACGTTCTTAATAAAGTTGCTTCAGAACCGGGGCTTCTTGACCTTGAAATCGAAGTGCCTGAAGGCAGCAGAGAGAACCAAGAGAATAAGTGGGAGCCAGTAATTAATCAAGCTCCTGATTTTGTGGTAAATAAACACAATCGTTACCTCAAGCCACGAAATTCTGGTTGCAATCGGGATTTAATGAAATTTATGATTGTAGATACTAGTTTGGTCCAAAGGGATGAACAATCCAAGGTTCGAGAGCTGAGAAGCTTACCTCTTGAAGCTACTAGCTTGTCCCACCCCACTGATACATCCAGTGATTCAGAAGAGGACACATCCGATGACTCAGAAGATGAAGCAGAAGAAACTAGTACTTCAAATGCTGTGGAGGCCGTAGTTGATGGTGGAGAATGTGTGGACTTCTCAGATTGTGTAAATAGTAATTCAAATATTGGCATTCCCTGCGCCTCTGACAGAATTAGATCACTGGAAAACCATGGAAGCCATGACACAAGTCTGCTTCTTGATGATGAAGAAAATGTTATGAAGTATAATTCCAGACAAAAGGTGCCATCTAGCAGTTCAAAATATACGACTCCTCTTATTAGACAGCAGAATTCAACTGATGGACAATCAAGCTGTGGTGTTGGAAACATTGCTTCTTACAGGATGTCAAATGAAGAATATTCACACTGTAGGTTCAACCAGCCTGATGCTTGTCAAGATATGGTTTTTCAAACAGGATCCGTGAACTTGTTACCTGCGACTTCTTTGTCTAAAGGCAATGCGGATGAAGATGAATATTCAACAAAAACTCAGTCACATACATTGATAGATTTAAACGTTCCTCAAGTTTCAATAGGTTTTGAATCTGATGGACCATTAATTACAGAGACAGTGCAAAATAGTGACAAGTGTCCACATGTATTGTTCTTTCAATCTGAAATAATGGTGCGGCCTGAGCTGTTGAGGCATCCTGATAAAGTTGCGGAGATCAATCAGCATACTACAATGCACAATCGGAGGCAGAGCACTAGGAACCGACCGTTAACCACAAAAGCATTAGAAGCTCTTGAATGTGGGTTCTTCAGTCCTGTGAGGAAGAGAAAGGCTGCAGGGGCTCCACAGAATAACTCGCGAAGAGTTCGTGGGAGGCCTGTTGTTAGTTCCCTTTTTAGAAATGGTGCTAATAACCCCAACATAGAGGAGAGTTAG
- the LOC108472929 gene encoding zinc finger protein GAI-ASSOCIATED FACTOR 1-like has protein sequence MKIKETDKLSTLSLYFLVSSQFQMSKISGDDGSLSSGNTGEEVHQLLLKNNFPPASVSNTNSSSSQQPQPQPQPQPPVKRKRNLPGTPDPNAEVIALSPTTLMATNRFVCEICNKGFQRDQNLQLHRRGHNLPWKLRQRTTTEVKKRVYICPEPTCVHHNPARALGDLTGIKKHFSRKHGEKKWKCDKCSKKYAVQSDWKAHQKTCGTKEYKCDCGTIFSRRDSFITHRAFCDAIAEENIKVNQGLMNNAGSNLQNQMPDLLMSSMPMCNDNTFMGISDFNNFDSKSTPLKSLSQELVPMPFRSMNIGGGMFSSSSGTLFGTTRSISSASSSLQLSSNGSSGFNYLQDTKKGCQIAESPHMSATALLQKAAQMGATASNSINSPMMQTSFASSMAGPYQAIRPPTFGGIQQQNISNYDQFPSQTDQSSMVGISEGFSNQLMQKSPNEFAQLFQGSSAMNEMGMLTNMLISGVDRNQGLMKNVEHEGSGSSYNLLQRRKPTGPSIYGASSGGGNMTTLDFMGIGGSRPTNLHEQQHLQQRLELEAISQQRLPMMNPFQQQYSDGDSTIEKPIWDV, from the exons ATGAAAATTAAGGAAACAGACAAGCTTTCCACATTATCACTATATTTCTTGGTTTCCTCTCAGTTTCAAATGTCAAAAATCTCAGGCGATGATGGAAGCCTCTCTTCTGGTAACACTGGAGAGGAAGTCCACCAGCTGCTCCTCAAAAATAACTTCCCACCGGCCTCAGTTTCCAACACCAATAGTTCTTCCTCTCAACAGCCACAGCCACAGCCACAGCCACAGCCACCGGTCAAGAGGAAGAGAAATTTACCAGGAACTCCAG ATCCAAATGCTGAAGTTATAGCTCTATCACCGACGACGCTTATGGCGACAAATCGGTTCGTATGCGAGATATGCAACAAAGGATTTCAAAGGGACCAGAACCTACAATTGCACCGGAGAGGCCACAATCTTCCGTGGAAGCTAAGGCAAAGGACCACCACTGAAGTCAAGAAACGAGTCTACATATGCCCCGAGCCCACTTGTGTCCACCACAACCCTGCTCGTGCACTGGGGGATCTCACTGGAATAAAGAAGCATTTCAGCCGTAAGCATGGGGAGAAGAAATGGAAATGCGACAAGTGCTCCAAAAAATACGCTGTGCAATCGGATTGGAAAGCTCATCAGAAGACCTGTGGTACTAAGGAATACAAATGTGATTGTGGAACCATTTTTTCAAG GAGAGACAGCTTCATCACCCATAGAGCATTCTGCGATGCAATAGCTGAAGAAAACATCAAGGTGAACCAAGGGCTAATGAATAACGCGGGATCAAACTTACAAAACCAAATGCCAGATCTTCTCATGTCATCAATGCCAATGTGCAATGACAACACATTTATGGGAATATCTGATTTCAACAACTTTGACTCGAAAAGTACCCCACTCAAATCCCTTTCCCAAGAGCTAGTGCCAATGCCATTTAGGTCCATGAACATAGGAGGAGGCATGTTTTCAAGCAGCTCGGGCACTCTATTTGGCACCACGAGAAGCATTTCTTCAGCTTCGTCTAGCCTACAGCTCAGTTCAAACGGTTCATCTGGCTTCAATTATTTGCAGGATACCAAAAAAGGTTGCCAAATTGCCGAGTCGCCCCACATGTCTGCAACAGCCTTGCTGCAGAAAGCAGCCCAAATGGGTGCAACTGCAAGTAATAGTATAAACTCACCAATGATGCAAACAAGCTTTGCTAGTAGCATGGCAGGTCCTTACCAGGCCATTAGACCGCCAACTTTTGGCGGTATTCAGCAGCAAAACATATCTAATTATGACCAATTCCCATCACAAACTGACCAGTCAAGCATGGTTGGAATCAGCGAGGGATTCTCCAACCAACTCATGCAAAAAAGCCCCAATGAATTCGCCCAACTTTTTCAAGGAAGCTCAGCAATGAACGAGATGGGAATGTTGACTAACATGCTCATCAGTGGAGTTGACCGAAACCAAGGCTTGATGAAGAACGTGGAACATGAAGGTAGTGGTAGTTCTTATAACTTGTTGCAACGAAGGAAGCCAACGGGGCCATCAATATATGGAGCCAGCAGTGGAGGAGGTAACATGACGACCCTTGATTTCATGGGGATCGGAGGGTCAAGGCCGACCAATTTGCACGAACAGCAGCATCTGCAACAAAGGTTGGAATTGGAAGCAATAAGCCAACAAAGACTGCCAATGATGAACCCTTTCCAGCAACAGTACTCGGATGGGGATTCAACTATTGAAAAGCCCATCTGGGATGTCTGA